A genome region from Streptomyces sp. S4.7 includes the following:
- a CDS encoding LLM class flavin-dependent oxidoreductase: MRLSTVILPVRRWHEGGRDEWSRAEELGFHAAYTYDHLSWRTFRDRPWFGAIPTLTAAAAATARLRLGTLVTSPNFRHPVTLAKELISLDDISGGRVTLGIGAGGTGFDAVVLGQEPWSPRERADRFAEFVTLLDRLLTQDAVTAEGTFYSAVEARDIPGCVQRPRLPFAVAATGPRGLRLTAAFGQAWVTTGDPKLFESGTAEESLEAVRGQIGRLGEACAEIGRDAAGLEKILLSGFTPGRPLDSFDAFVDFAGRHFELGITEIVVHAPIPDSDFAMEPALFERIATEGLAQLSR; encoded by the coding sequence ATGCGTCTGAGCACTGTGATTCTTCCCGTCCGCCGCTGGCACGAGGGCGGTCGCGACGAGTGGTCGCGCGCCGAGGAGCTGGGTTTTCACGCGGCGTACACCTACGACCACCTGTCGTGGCGCACCTTCCGGGACCGCCCGTGGTTCGGCGCGATCCCGACCCTGACAGCCGCCGCGGCGGCCACCGCCCGGCTGCGGCTGGGCACGCTGGTGACGTCGCCGAACTTCCGGCATCCGGTGACGCTCGCCAAGGAGCTGATATCGCTGGACGACATCTCCGGTGGCCGGGTCACCCTCGGGATCGGGGCCGGCGGGACGGGCTTCGACGCCGTGGTGCTCGGGCAGGAGCCCTGGTCGCCGCGTGAACGGGCCGACAGGTTCGCGGAGTTCGTGACACTGCTCGACCGGCTGCTGACGCAGGACGCGGTGACGGCCGAGGGGACGTTCTACTCGGCGGTCGAGGCGCGCGACATTCCGGGGTGTGTGCAGCGCCCGCGGCTGCCGTTCGCCGTCGCCGCCACCGGGCCGCGCGGACTGAGGCTGACCGCGGCGTTCGGCCAGGCCTGGGTGACGACGGGGGATCCGAAGCTCTTCGAGTCGGGCACGGCCGAGGAGTCGCTGGAGGCGGTCCGCGGACAGATCGGCCGGCTCGGCGAGGCGTGCGCGGAGATCGGGCGTGACGCGGCCGGTCTGGAGAAGATCCTGCTCAGTGGCTTCACACCGGGCCGTCCGCTCGATTCGTTCGACGCGTTCGTGGACTTCGCGGGACGGCACTTCGAGCTCGGGATCACGGAGATCGTGGTCCACGCGCCGATCCCGGACTCCGACTTCGCGATGGAGCCGGCCCTCTTCGAGCGGATCGCCACGGAAGGGTTGGCGCAGCTCAGCCGCTGA
- a CDS encoding Cof-type HAD-IIB family hydrolase, which produces MTSASESPLPARPRLIATDLDGTLLHDDKTVSERTVAALAAAEEAGIEVFFVTGRPARWMGVVSDHVHRHGLAICANGAVVVDLHGGGELVKVRGMDRAVALDVVRALRDAAPGTAFAIEKTTSFDYEPKYPPFLDDGGANVAAAEKLLQEGGPGDGEPVVKLLAHHPTLTPDGFLTLARTAAGHLASFTRSSPTALLEISGLGVSKASTLALCCAERGISSDEVVAFGDMPNDVEMLAWAGTSYAMGNAHPDVIAAASGRTVANNEDGVAVVIERLVARARAASGRG; this is translated from the coding sequence GTGACCTCAGCTAGCGAGTCCCCGCTTCCCGCCCGCCCCCGGCTGATCGCCACCGATCTTGACGGAACGTTGCTGCACGACGACAAGACCGTCTCGGAGCGCACCGTCGCCGCGCTCGCCGCCGCCGAGGAGGCCGGGATCGAGGTCTTCTTCGTCACCGGCAGGCCGGCCCGCTGGATGGGCGTCGTCAGCGACCATGTGCACCGGCACGGCCTCGCCATCTGCGCCAACGGGGCCGTCGTCGTCGATCTGCACGGCGGCGGGGAGCTGGTGAAGGTCCGCGGGATGGACCGGGCCGTCGCGCTCGACGTCGTACGGGCGCTGCGGGACGCGGCGCCCGGCACCGCGTTCGCCATTGAGAAGACGACGAGCTTCGACTACGAGCCGAAGTACCCGCCGTTCCTGGACGACGGCGGCGCGAACGTCGCCGCCGCCGAGAAGCTCCTCCAAGAAGGCGGGCCGGGCGACGGCGAACCGGTCGTGAAGCTGCTGGCGCACCACCCGACCCTGACACCCGACGGTTTCCTGACGCTGGCCCGTACGGCCGCCGGACACCTGGCCTCCTTCACCCGTTCCAGCCCCACCGCGCTGCTCGAAATCAGCGGCCTCGGGGTGAGCAAGGCGAGCACTCTCGCGCTCTGCTGCGCCGAGCGCGGTATCTCCTCCGACGAGGTCGTCGCCTTCGGGGACATGCCGAACGACGTGGAGATGCTGGCGTGGGCCGGTACGTCGTACGCGATGGGCAACGCGCATCCGGACGTGATCGCGGCGGCGTCCGGACGCACCGTGGCGAACAACGAGGACGGTGTCGCCGTCGTCATCGAACGTCTGGTGGCACGCGCGCGGGCGGCGTCGGGGCGGGGCTGA
- a CDS encoding RNA 2'-phosphotransferase, with amino-acid sequence MTITRTPGTGTPDERRTVKVSKYLSKHLRHQPERIGLTLDPNGWVEVDALLRATADHRFPITRAELDHVVAVNDKRRFTIEGDRIRANQGHTVEVDLDLPPAEPPAYLYHGTVARSLDAIRAEGLRPMNRHHVHLSPDRETATRVGARRGRPVVLPVDAGAMHRDGHVFRVSANGVWLADAVPPCYLRFSG; translated from the coding sequence ATGACCATCACACGAACACCGGGCACGGGAACGCCCGACGAGCGACGCACCGTGAAGGTGTCGAAGTATCTCTCCAAGCACCTGCGGCACCAGCCCGAGCGGATCGGCCTCACGCTCGACCCGAACGGCTGGGTGGAGGTCGACGCGCTGCTCCGCGCCACGGCCGACCACCGCTTCCCCATCACCCGCGCGGAGCTGGACCATGTCGTGGCCGTCAACGACAAACGGCGCTTCACCATCGAGGGCGACAGGATCCGCGCCAATCAGGGCCACACCGTCGAGGTCGACCTGGACCTGCCGCCCGCCGAGCCGCCCGCGTACCTCTACCACGGCACGGTCGCCCGCAGCCTCGACGCGATCCGCGCCGAGGGCCTGCGGCCCATGAACCGCCACCACGTCCATCTCTCGCCCGACCGCGAGACGGCGACCCGCGTCGGCGCGCGCCGCGGCCGGCCCGTGGTCCTGCCCGTGGACGCCGGCGCCATGCACCGCGACGGCCATGTCTTCCGGGTGAGCGCCAACGGCGTCTGGCTGGCCGACGCCGTACCGCCGTGCTACCTCCGCTTCAGCGGCTGA
- a CDS encoding MerR family transcriptional regulator has protein sequence MPGTPAGGRYRIEALAHASGATVRTIRAYQDRGLLPTPERRGRANVYGDRHLARLRQIADMLDRGYTLASIKELLEAWDTGRGLGGVLGLVAEVHGPWTDEHAVRITRAELDERFGGSPDDAALAEAVELGVLERIPGRDDEFLVPSPQELSVAAELYAAGVPLTAISAHLRELRGQVEHIAARFLEFTTEHVFARYLGHHPPTDADAAEAASLVRRLRPLARQTVDAELARAMRLFATRHLQQHLMDGEPGPAGARTRSVRLPATTIDAVQALVGEENTSAFIAAAAERELGARTLDALTTTHRQSTQLDQIG, from the coding sequence GTGCCGGGGACCCCGGCGGGTGGCCGGTACCGGATCGAGGCCTTGGCGCACGCGAGCGGCGCCACGGTCCGGACCATCCGCGCCTACCAGGACCGGGGGCTGCTGCCGACCCCCGAGCGGCGGGGCAGGGCCAATGTGTACGGGGACCGGCATCTGGCCCGGCTGCGGCAGATCGCGGACATGCTCGACCGGGGCTACACGCTGGCCTCCATCAAGGAGTTGCTGGAGGCGTGGGACACCGGGCGCGGTCTCGGCGGGGTGCTCGGCCTGGTCGCCGAGGTGCACGGGCCCTGGACGGACGAGCACGCCGTCCGGATCACCCGCGCGGAGCTGGACGAGCGGTTCGGCGGCTCTCCCGACGACGCGGCGCTCGCCGAGGCGGTGGAGCTGGGGGTGCTGGAGCGGATCCCCGGGCGCGACGACGAGTTCCTCGTACCGAGCCCTCAAGAGCTGTCGGTGGCAGCCGAGTTGTACGCGGCCGGGGTGCCGCTGACCGCGATCTCCGCCCATCTGCGGGAACTTCGCGGCCAGGTCGAGCACATCGCCGCGCGCTTCCTGGAGTTCACGACCGAGCACGTCTTCGCGCGGTATCTGGGGCATCACCCGCCGACGGACGCGGACGCGGCGGAGGCGGCCTCGCTCGTACGGCGGCTGCGACCGCTGGCACGGCAGACCGTGGACGCCGAACTGGCCCGCGCCATGCGGCTGTTCGCGACGCGCCATCTCCAGCAGCATCTGATGGACGGGGAACCGGGACCGGCGGGTGCGCGGACCCGTTCCGTACGGCTGCCGGCCACCACGATCGACGCCGTACAGGCGCTGGTTGGCGAGGAGAACACCTCGGCGTTCATCGCTGCGGCGGCCGAACGGGAGCTGGGGGCGAGGACGTTGGACGCCCTGACCACAACCCACAGACAGAGCACTCAACTTGACCAAATAGGTTAA
- a CDS encoding GAF domain-containing protein, producing MKAPEPENFPEADAARRLQGRSTELTARVPQLLEAMRSVGTGLELHSTLDRICETAARLAGARYAALGVVDETGGGLSDFVTYGVGDDVARQIGNRPDGHTGLLGELIRHPEAIRLTDLTADPRSAGFPPHHPPMRTFLGVPIRVQGEILGNLYLTEKHDGTEFTDHDQHMARVLATEAGLAIGNARLYEAARRRERWIDGSVAVTTALLSGKDADHSGRLERPVGTEATEGTERTERTERTDYADRAHHALIVVAEQARRLADSAAGLVLLPTSDGGLEIVAVSSDTPDVSVGTRIPGRSAIVAKLLAGESVYIEDSSTDSRLVSPQAAHFGPTMVLPLHSDGRVLGVLVTPRAIGGRPFTESERTLATQFASQAALALMLAEAQRDRERLAVFEDRDRIARDLHDLVIQRLFAAGMMLETAQRQSDVPEVRTGIGKAVDELDVTIQEIRTAIFALQQGSSEAPSGLRTRVLREINMAAVPLGFKPAHRFVGALDSAVGELTGKNLIAALREALSNTFRHARASRIEVTVDASAVLPDGTPAVRLSVADDGVGIPEGDRRRSGLRNLRRRAESLGGSSEVGPGLGEDGTGTTVTWQAPL from the coding sequence ATGAAGGCGCCCGAACCCGAGAACTTCCCCGAGGCCGACGCGGCGCGCCGTCTCCAGGGCCGGTCCACCGAGCTGACCGCCCGCGTCCCGCAACTCCTCGAAGCCATGCGCTCCGTCGGCACCGGCCTCGAACTGCACTCCACCCTCGACCGGATCTGCGAGACGGCGGCCCGGCTCGCCGGCGCCCGCTACGCGGCGCTCGGCGTCGTGGACGAGACGGGCGGCGGCCTCTCCGACTTCGTCACCTACGGCGTCGGCGATGACGTCGCCCGGCAGATCGGCAACCGCCCGGACGGCCACACCGGACTGCTCGGCGAACTGATCCGCCACCCCGAAGCCATCCGCCTCACCGACCTCACCGCCGATCCGCGCTCGGCCGGTTTTCCTCCGCACCACCCGCCGATGCGGACGTTCCTCGGAGTCCCCATCCGCGTCCAGGGCGAGATTCTCGGGAACCTCTACCTCACCGAGAAGCACGACGGCACCGAATTCACCGACCACGACCAGCACATGGCGCGGGTGCTCGCGACCGAGGCGGGTCTCGCCATCGGCAACGCGCGGCTGTACGAGGCGGCCCGCCGGCGTGAGCGGTGGATCGACGGTTCGGTCGCCGTCACGACGGCCCTGCTCTCGGGCAAGGACGCCGACCACTCCGGCCGCCTCGAACGCCCCGTCGGTACGGAGGCGACCGAGGGCACCGAGCGCACCGAGCGCACCGAGCGCACCGACTACGCCGACCGTGCCCACCACGCCCTCATCGTCGTGGCCGAACAGGCACGCAGGCTCGCCGACTCGGCCGCCGGCCTCGTCCTGCTGCCCACCTCCGACGGGGGACTGGAGATCGTCGCCGTCTCGTCCGACACCCCGGACGTCTCCGTCGGCACCCGGATCCCGGGACGGAGCGCCATCGTCGCCAAACTGCTGGCCGGGGAGTCCGTCTACATAGAGGACTCCAGTACCGACTCGCGGCTGGTCTCCCCGCAAGCCGCCCATTTCGGCCCGACCATGGTGCTCCCCCTGCACAGCGACGGCCGGGTGCTCGGCGTGCTCGTGACACCGCGTGCGATCGGCGGCCGGCCCTTCACCGAGTCCGAACGCACCCTCGCCACCCAGTTCGCCTCACAGGCGGCCCTCGCGCTGATGTTGGCCGAGGCACAGCGCGACAGGGAGCGGCTCGCGGTTTTCGAGGACCGCGACCGGATCGCCCGCGACCTGCACGACTTGGTCATCCAGCGGCTGTTCGCCGCCGGGATGATGCTGGAGACCGCGCAGCGTCAGTCGGACGTGCCCGAGGTGCGTACGGGCATCGGCAAGGCGGTCGACGAGCTGGACGTCACCATCCAGGAGATCCGTACGGCCATCTTCGCGCTCCAACAGGGCTCATCCGAGGCGCCGTCCGGGCTGCGCACCCGGGTGCTGCGGGAGATCAACATGGCGGCCGTGCCGCTCGGCTTCAAGCCCGCCCATCGCTTCGTCGGCGCGCTCGACTCGGCCGTCGGCGAACTCACCGGCAAGAACCTCATCGCGGCGCTGCGCGAGGCCCTCTCCAACACCTTCCGGCACGCGCGGGCCTCCCGTATCGAGGTCACGGTGGACGCGAGCGCCGTGCTGCCCGACGGCACGCCCGCCGTCCGGCTCTCGGTCGCCGACGACGGCGTGGGCATCCCCGAGGGCGACCGGCGCCGCAGCGGACTGCGGAACCTGCGGCGGCGCGCCGAGTCGCTGGGCGGTTCGAGCGAGGTCGGGCCGGGCCTCGGCGAGGACGGCACCGGTACGACAGTGACCTGGCAGGCCCCGCTCTAG